From a single Planctomicrobium piriforme genomic region:
- a CDS encoding transposase, whose amino-acid sequence MRELTDLNFARRCFMPVRCSSTFHQLPEAFWERIQPLPPNYKTSFYSGRPRLPLQNVALGVPYVLRTGCQWKAMPAEFRSFPFRRRLLTTALSTSSGLSVQTQSYGEFGSGMYVLIPQAAACARVSFL is encoded by the coding sequence ATGCGGGAACTCACGGATCTCAACTTCGCACGGAGGTGCTTCATGCCGGTCAGATGCTCGTCAACGTTTCACCAGCTTCCCGAGGCGTTCTGGGAACGCATTCAACCGCTGCCCCCGAATTATAAAACCAGTTTTTACAGCGGTCGTCCACGCCTGCCGCTTCAAAACGTCGCGCTGGGAGTTCCGTACGTCTTGCGGACCGGTTGCCAATGGAAGGCCATGCCCGCCGAGTTTCGGTCTTTCCCCTTCCGGCGGCGGTTATTGACGACCGCTCTCTCCACCTCTTCCGGCTTGTCGGTCCAGACGCAGTCGTACGGCGAATTCGGTTCGGGGATGTACGTCCTCATCCCGCAGGCCGCGGCCTGCGCGAGGGTCTCGTTCTTGTGA